The following are from one region of the Dreissena polymorpha isolate Duluth1 chromosome 2, UMN_Dpol_1.0, whole genome shotgun sequence genome:
- the LOC127867669 gene encoding uncharacterized protein LOC127867669 produces MEGTTVCNYDVLRCLKDKISKSRNVEEIEQLIQKDKLPRTYEPSKEEIEKDKKRRACNRKSALESRERQKKEYKENRKRLEKLKEYNCDIKGKLKRMKNNKNQYMTLLSAWMTEEEIRATLETKLQTDSFDFLLSTDNSRDQCSTQSSTSGNELSTEDTDSVAALKEEENDDDSSNGFDALSDRIQCGMEEQQHVVTESGQNAVQETEYIQYTIIQASEGNSDAYTYGTPVSLIPLGEDQFVLLAMGDKNGVDFQSKSGITDAETQVIHVMSDGTIYTQ; encoded by the exons ATGGAGGGTACAACTGTTTGCAATTATGACGTTTTAAGGTGCTTAAAAGACAAAATAAGTAAATCGAGAAACGTTGAAGAAATTGAACAGTTGATTCAGAAAGACAAATTGCCAAGAACGTATGAG CCTTCGAAGGAAGAAATAGAAAAAGATAAGAAAAGACGTGCATGTAACCGAAAATCGGCACTTGAAAGCAGGGAACGACAGAAAAAAGAATACAAGGAAAACCGAAAG CGCTTGGAGAAATTAAAGGAATACAATTGTGATATAAAGGGAAAGTTGAAACGGATGAAAAACAACAAGAACCAATATATGACTTTGTTATCAGCGTGGATGACCGAAGAAGAGATACGGGCAACGCTTGAAACAAAGCTGCAGACGGACTCGTTTGACTTCTTGCTTTCAACGGACAATTCTCGGGATCAGTGCAGCACGCAGTCAAGTACATCGGGTAACGAGCTTTCGACAGAGGACACTGACAGTGTAGCTGCCTTGAAAGAAGAAGAAAACGACGATGACTCTTCGAACGGATTTGATGCCCTGAGTGATCGTATTCAATGTGGCATGGAAGAACAACAACATGTAGTAACGGAATCTGGACAAAATGCTGTGCAAGAAACTGAATACATTCAATACACTATTATTCAGGCGTCCGAGGGTAACTCAGATGCATATACATATGGAACACCCGTTTCGTTGATTCCATTGGGAGAGGACCAGTTTGTGCTTTTAGCTATGGGCGACAAAAATGGTGTTGATTTTCAATCAAAATCTGGAATAACGGACGCAGAGACGCAAGTTATACATGTTATGTCTGACGGTACTATATATACACAATAA